A region of Vicinamibacterales bacterium DNA encodes the following proteins:
- a CDS encoding citrate synthase: MADTLTITDNRTGKQYELPITDGTVKAMDLRKIKSGDDDFGLTTYDPAFMNTASCRSKITFIDGDKGILMYRGYPIEQLAEHSTYLETAYLILHGELPGASELAAWTHEITMHTMVHENIKKFMEGFTYDAHPMSVFVSTVGAMSTFYPDGRNIFDAESRRKQIVRLIAKVPTIAAYAYRHSIGRPYVYPDNDLSFTGNFLNMLFKMTEVKYTPNPVLERALDVLFILHADHEQNCSTSAMRGIGSSHVDPYSAMAGAAAALYGPLHGGANEAVLKMLQEIGSVSNIPAFIKSVKEGHGRLMGFGHRVYKSYDPRARIIKQTAYEVFDVTGKNPLLDIALELERIALEDDYFIKRKLYPNVDFYSGLIYEAMGFQMAMFPVLFAIARTVGWAAQWEEMLLDEEQKIARPRQIYTGYAARDYVPAGQRP, encoded by the coding sequence ATGGCCGACACGCTCACCATCACCGACAACCGCACCGGCAAGCAGTACGAGCTGCCCATCACCGACGGCACCGTCAAGGCGATGGACCTCCGCAAGATCAAGTCCGGGGACGACGACTTCGGCCTGACCACCTACGACCCTGCCTTCATGAACACGGCGTCGTGCCGGAGCAAGATCACGTTCATCGATGGCGACAAGGGCATCCTGATGTACCGGGGCTACCCGATCGAGCAGCTCGCCGAGCACAGCACCTACCTCGAGACGGCGTACCTCATCCTGCACGGCGAACTGCCCGGTGCGTCCGAGCTCGCGGCGTGGACCCACGAGATCACGATGCACACGATGGTGCACGAGAACATCAAGAAGTTCATGGAGGGCTTCACCTACGACGCCCATCCCATGAGCGTGTTCGTCAGCACCGTCGGCGCGATGTCCACCTTCTACCCGGACGGCCGGAACATCTTCGATGCCGAATCGCGCCGCAAGCAGATCGTGCGCCTCATCGCGAAGGTGCCGACGATCGCGGCCTACGCCTACCGCCACAGCATCGGCCGCCCCTACGTCTACCCGGACAACGACCTCAGCTTCACGGGCAACTTCCTGAACATGCTGTTCAAGATGACCGAGGTGAAGTACACGCCGAACCCGGTCCTCGAGCGCGCCCTCGACGTGCTGTTCATCCTGCATGCCGACCACGAGCAGAACTGCTCCACGAGCGCCATGCGCGGCATCGGCAGCTCGCACGTGGACCCGTACAGCGCCATGGCGGGCGCGGCGGCGGCCCTGTACGGGCCGCTGCACGGCGGCGCGAACGAGGCCGTGCTGAAGATGCTCCAGGAGATCGGCTCGGTCTCGAACATCCCGGCGTTCATCAAGAGCGTCAAGGAGGGCCACGGCCGGCTGATGGGCTTCGGGCACCGCGTCTACAAGTCCTACGACCCGCGCGCCCGGATCATCAAGCAGACGGCCTACGAGGTGTTCGACGTCACGGGCAAGAACCCGCTGCTCGACATCGCACTCGAGCTCGAGCGCATCGCCCTCGAAGACGACTACTTCATCAAGCGGAAGCTGTACCCGAACGTGGACTTCTACTCGGGCCTCATCTACGAGGCCATGGGCTTCCAGATGGCCATGTTCCCGGTGCTCTTCGCCATCGCCCGCACCGTCGGCTGGGCGGCCCAGTGGGAGGAGATGCTGCTCGACGAGGAGCAGAAGATCGCCCGGCCGCGGCAGATCTACACGGGCTATGCCGCGCGGGACTACGTGCCCGCCGGCCAGCGGCCGTAG
- the pstB gene encoding phosphate ABC transporter ATP-binding protein PstB, with the protein MTAGTPPAPPRLSSLVRTPSAAAEQAPVKIDVQSLNFYYGDKRALDGISLTVHANRVTAFIGPSGCGKSTFLRTLNRMNDIIPGTRVEGAVTIDGQDVYAPGVDVVALRRRVGMVFQKSNPFPKSIFDNVAYGLKVNGLARSKAETADRVEESLRAAAIWDEVKDRLGDSALALSGGQQQRLCIARALAVRPDILLMDEPASALDPIATQRVEELVYDLKKSYTIVIVTHNMQQAARVSDYTAFFWLGRLVEYGRTDKIFTAPAETLTEDYVTGRCG; encoded by the coding sequence ATGACGGCCGGCACCCCTCCCGCCCCGCCGCGGCTGTCGAGCCTCGTCCGCACGCCGTCGGCCGCGGCCGAGCAGGCGCCGGTGAAGATCGACGTCCAGTCGCTCAACTTCTACTACGGCGACAAGCGGGCCCTCGACGGGATCTCGCTGACCGTCCACGCCAACCGCGTCACGGCGTTCATCGGCCCCTCGGGCTGCGGCAAGAGCACCTTCCTGCGCACGCTGAACCGGATGAACGACATCATCCCCGGCACCCGCGTCGAGGGGGCGGTGACCATCGACGGCCAGGACGTCTACGCCCCGGGCGTGGACGTGGTGGCGCTCCGGCGCCGGGTCGGCATGGTCTTCCAGAAGTCGAACCCGTTCCCGAAGTCGATCTTCGACAACGTCGCCTACGGCCTGAAGGTCAACGGGCTGGCCCGGAGCAAGGCCGAGACGGCGGACCGAGTCGAAGAGAGCCTCCGCGCGGCCGCCATCTGGGACGAGGTGAAGGACCGCCTCGGCGACTCCGCCCTGGCGCTCTCCGGCGGTCAGCAGCAGCGGCTCTGCATCGCCCGCGCCCTGGCGGTCCGCCCCGACATCCTCCTGATGGACGAGCCCGCCTCGGCGCTCGACCCCATCGCGACGCAGCGCGTCGAGGAGCTGGTCTACGACCTCAAGAAGTCGTACACCATCGTGATCGTGACGCACAATATGCAGCAGGCGGCGCGGGTGTCCGATTACACGGCCTTCTTCTGGCTCGGCCGGCTGGTCGAGTACGGGCGGACCGACAAGATCTTCACGGCGCCGGCCGAAACCCTGACCGAAGACTACGTCACGGGCCGCTGCGGCTGA
- the phoU gene encoding phosphate signaling complex protein PhoU — protein sequence MERVVRHFQEELGTLQERLLAMGGFAEERVREAVHALVSRDAALAEQVLTGDEPINELHIEIDDRCFKLLALHQPMAADLRTIVAAVKINTDLERVGDLAVNIAEAAKRYLLHAPVKPLIDLPRMGEIAQRMLRDALDAFVRRDTALAEAVLAADDELDALKSQIFRELLTYMTRDQATIEPALDLVLVSRHLERIGDHATNIAEDVIFLVSARDVRHSGSASIDAS from the coding sequence GTGGAACGCGTCGTCCGACACTTCCAGGAAGAGCTCGGCACGCTGCAGGAGCGGCTGCTCGCGATGGGCGGCTTCGCCGAGGAGCGGGTCCGCGAGGCCGTGCACGCCCTGGTCTCCCGCGACGCCGCGCTGGCCGAGCAGGTGCTCACCGGCGACGAGCCGATCAACGAGCTGCACATCGAGATCGACGACCGCTGCTTCAAGCTGCTGGCCCTGCACCAGCCGATGGCCGCGGACCTCCGGACGATCGTGGCGGCCGTGAAGATCAACACCGACCTCGAGCGGGTCGGCGATCTCGCCGTGAACATCGCCGAGGCCGCCAAGCGCTACCTGCTCCACGCACCGGTGAAGCCCCTCATCGACCTGCCCCGGATGGGCGAGATCGCGCAACGCATGCTCCGCGACGCCCTCGATGCCTTCGTGCGCCGCGACACCGCGCTGGCCGAGGCCGTCCTGGCGGCCGACGACGAGCTCGATGCCCTGAAGTCCCAGATCTTCCGCGAGCTGCTCACCTACATGACGCGCGACCAGGCGACGATCGAGCCGGCCCTGGACCTCGTCCTGGTGTCCCGGCACCTGGAGCGAATCGGCGATCACGCCACGAACATCGCCGAGGACGTCATCTTCCTGGTGTCGGCCCGCGACGTCCGCCATTCCGGGTCGGCCTCCATCGACGCCTCCTGA